The nucleotide sequence TGGTTGTAGTAAAACAAGCGTTCCGCTTCGGCCTGGTACCGTTCCAGTTGTTTAACCGCCTGGTCCAAGGGGCCCGTGATGAACGGGCTTTTGCACTCGATGATCACCAGCGGCAGGCCGTTCACAAACAGCACCACGTCGGGAATGACCGTCTCCCCGGTGCCCCTGATCCTGAACTGGTTGACCGCCAGGAATTCATTGTTGTCGATGTGATCGAAGTCGATCAGCCGGACCGTCTGGTTCTTTTTGCCGCGGCCCAGGTCCTGCTCGACGGACACGTAGTGCACGATGTTGCGGTGGATGGCCGCGTTGGCCTCCATGAGGCTGACGGCCTCGATGTGGGTGACGTCCCGCACCACCCGCCGGAGGTTGTCGTCGGAGATCCACGGATTGATCCGTTTCACGGCCTCGGCCAGCCGCCCCTGGAGCACCGCGCCCCTCAGCGTCTGGCGCTCACCTTCAAGGTACGAACCGGGGATATACGTGTACCCCAGCTTCTGCAGCTGGGCGATGATCCGGTCTTCCACAAGTTGCTTTTCGTTCCAATCTTGAACCGTCATACAACCGTCCCGGCTTCTTCGTCGACTTTGACACGGATTTTGCCAGTGAGGAGGACTTGCATCAAAGCTGATTTCAGTGTCATCAGAGATGATTTTTTGGCTAGATTGGCACTCCAATAGCTATAGACTGACCGTAAAATTTTGCACATCCCTTCCTGCTCCGCTATCGGAGGTACGGCAATTTGATAGCAGTCTAAGTCATGACGGTTTACCTTTGGTATACCGGTTCGTCCGGATACAGAGATTGAGTACCTGTAGAATCTGTCTGACATCAAAACATACTTCAAGAACTCAGGCAACATTATCCCGTTTCTCGCTCGAATCGGATAAATGTCCGCACTACATATCCCTGAAAAACCGGGATATGCTACCTTACCTAGTTCAGGACGAATTTTACTAAATAATACGTGCTCCTCGGTAAATAAGTATTTACCACTAGTCACACAGTCTTCTTTAGCAGTCGTATATCCTTCCAGATGTCCAATGAATCCGACGATGTGGTTAGGTGCAATGTGTATCATATCGCAGTATGGTGCTTCTTTGGGATCCACTTGTCCGTTGACAATTTCACACGCGTCACGAAACGACATAACATCCCACTCCGCGGGGATCTCGCCGATCTCCGTCTGCTTGAACTTCGTATGCCCGATCCCCCGCGTCAACAATTGTTGCATCAGGCCGCGTTTGACGCGTTCGGTCTGGTCGATGATCCGTTGCGTGGCGGCGATGGCATCGTCCACGGACGTCAGGATGGCGGCGATTTTACGTTGCTCGCGGAAGGGGGGATAAGGAATTCGGATGTTCAAAGTTTCTTTCGGTGTAACTCGCATGCGACTCCCAGTTGTCCCAGATTGTAATGTCATCAGCGCTGCCTGAAATAAGTGAGAGGTAAAAAAATGATAGTAAAAATCCAGATCTACATCTGGCCGAATTGTCTGGTAGACCATGAATTCCGTGGAACAAACACTCGGGTTCGGATTGGACATAGACAAAAATTTCCACACCCGATTAATCCTTGGGTTCAACTTCGATACTAGGAGTGAATCTCCCTTTAGTGCATATTTGTTACTCTTAATATTCCATCCGCGCTCCAAAACCGGTCTGTGACTTTCGTCGAACGCAGGGATACTGTAGTGAACGAATACTTGGCTTGGTAACTCCCTTGGGCAAACAGTTTCTGTATTAAGATTAAAAATGTCACCAAGTTTCACGTATAAATAGCTACTCACCATACCCCAACTCCCGCAAGTACCCATTCATGACCTCTTCAATCTGTCGCCGTTCTTCCTCCAGCCGCCGCAACTCCGCGATCGCTTCTGCGACGTCGATCTGTTCTTCTTCATCGGTTGAATCAATGTACCTGGCAATGTTCAAGTTGTATTCGTTCTTGCGGATTTCATCCAAATCGACGACGCGGCAGTACTTGTCGACATCTTGCCAGGTGTCATAGGCCGAGACGATTTTCCGGATGTCCTCGTCCCGCAGGAAGTTCTGGTTTTTGCCTTCCTGGTAATCGTTGGCCCCGTTCAGGAAAAACACTTTGCCGCGTTTGTGCGGTTCCTTGGACCGGCTGAACATCAGGATGCACGCCGGAATGCCCGTGCCGTAAAACAGGTTCGCCGGTAGCCCGATGACCGCCTCCAACAGGTCTTCCCCCAGAATCCCCTTGCGAATCTGCTCTTCCGCTCCGCCGCGGAACAGGACGCCGTGGGGCATCACCACGCCCGCTTTCCCTTCGTGGTTGAGCGTGGCGATCATGTGCTGGACGAACGCCAGGTCGCCCTTGTCCTTGGGCGGCAAACCGAAACGAAAACGGCCGTACGGATCCGCTT is from Kyrpidia tusciae DSM 2912 and encodes:
- a CDS encoding restriction endonuclease subunit S is translated as MSSYLYVKLGDIFNLNTETVCPRELPSQVFVHYSIPAFDESHRPVLERGWNIKSNKYALKGDSLLVSKLNPRINRVWKFLSMSNPNPSVCSTEFMVYQTIRPDVDLDFYYHFFTSHLFQAALMTLQSGTTGSRMRVTPKETLNIRIPYPPFREQRKIAAILTSVDDAIAATQRIIDQTERVKRGLMQQLLTRGIGHTKFKQTEIGEIPAEWDVMSFRDACEIVNGQVDPKEAPYCDMIHIAPNHIVGFIGHLEGYTTAKEDCVTSGKYLFTEEHVLFSKIRPELGKVAYPGFSGICSADIYPIRARNGIMLPEFLKYVLMSDRFYRYSISVSGRTGIPKVNRHDLDCYQIAVPPIAEQEGMCKILRSVYSYWSANLAKKSSLMTLKSALMQVLLTGKIRVKVDEEAGTVV